One window from the genome of Rhodobacteraceae bacterium S2214 encodes:
- a CDS encoding membrane dipeptidase, translated as MKRFFKAFAVLVLIAIAAFFYFAPYYVAAERNAVRPHAPYPISDQAQALHDSLIIGDWHADALLWDRNLLKRSDIGHVDIPRLLEGNVAIQMFTAVTKSPAGQNIHENAADATDNITLLAIGQLWPPRTWNSLLERALYQAEKLHHFADKSEQLRVIETQSDLEQLLADRAAGQNVVGGLLGIEGAHPLEGDIANLAKLTDAGHRMIALQHFFDNALGGSLHGENNAGLTDFGREVVTQVEQRNLILDLAHSSPQVARDVLAITDMPIVVSHTGIFGACPSERNYDDGLMQDIAAKGGVIAIGYWRTAVCDDSPAGIARSIQAAIDLVGENHVSLGSDFDGSVTTSLDTSELAAITQALVDIRTPETQIRKVMGENMLRVLRARLPN; from the coding sequence ATGAAACGGTTTTTCAAAGCATTCGCTGTTCTCGTTCTTATCGCAATTGCTGCGTTCTTCTATTTCGCGCCGTACTATGTCGCCGCCGAACGCAATGCCGTGCGACCACACGCGCCCTACCCGATCAGCGATCAGGCACAGGCGCTTCACGACAGTCTGATCATCGGCGATTGGCACGCAGACGCGCTGCTTTGGGATCGCAATCTGCTCAAGCGCAGCGACATCGGACACGTCGACATCCCGCGTCTGCTAGAAGGTAATGTCGCCATCCAGATGTTCACGGCCGTCACAAAAAGTCCGGCAGGCCAAAACATTCATGAAAATGCGGCCGACGCCACGGACAACATTACGTTGTTGGCAATCGGGCAGCTCTGGCCGCCCCGCACATGGAACAGCCTGTTGGAACGAGCGCTGTACCAAGCCGAAAAACTGCACCACTTCGCGGACAAGAGCGAACAGTTGCGGGTCATCGAAACGCAATCCGACCTCGAACAGCTCCTCGCGGATCGGGCTGCAGGCCAAAACGTGGTCGGCGGGCTTCTGGGCATCGAAGGCGCGCATCCGCTCGAGGGCGATATCGCAAACCTCGCAAAACTTACCGACGCGGGCCACCGCATGATCGCGCTGCAACATTTCTTCGACAACGCACTCGGCGGATCGCTGCATGGCGAAAACAACGCAGGGCTCACCGATTTTGGCCGCGAAGTTGTGACGCAAGTTGAACAACGCAACCTTATCCTCGATCTGGCCCATTCGTCACCCCAGGTCGCACGCGACGTGCTTGCGATCACGGACATGCCCATCGTGGTCAGCCACACCGGCATTTTTGGGGCCTGCCCGAGCGAACGGAACTACGACGACGGGCTGATGCAAGATATCGCAGCCAAAGGCGGTGTCATCGCCATTGGTTATTGGCGCACGGCGGTCTGTGACGACAGTCCAGCGGGCATCGCACGCAGCATTCAGGCCGCGATTGATCTGGTCGGCGAAAACCACGTCAGCCTCGGGTCAGATTTCGACGGGTCGGTCACAACGTCGCTCGACACCTCAGAACTGGCGGCCATCACGCAGGCGCTTGTCGACATACGCACACCCGAAACGCAAATTCGCAAAGTCATGGGTGAAAACATGCTGCGGGTGCTACGGGCACGACTGCCAAACTAG
- a CDS encoding lytic murein transglycosylase — protein MRRLAFALSMLASPAVAQTCGGPLPAFLAGVKAEAVANGLSPTAADGVLNGARIDQRVLNADRSQGVFQKDFIAFSRALISQNRIDNGVAAARRNAATFDRIEAQFGIPREVILAFWAFETDYGSFQGDFNTRNALVTLAHDCRRPELFRPQLIAAIELNERGNFNPDTTTGAWAGEIGQVQMLPGDIIESGLDGDGDGKIDLKGSAADALMSGANVLSGLGWKPNQPWLQEIRVPDTLDWAQTGLKHPKTVAEWNALGVTSRDGTAPTNLTARVVLPMGRNGPAFFAYDNFDVYFEWNQSFVYVTTAAYFATRLAGGPVYDAGNPTPGLSGDQMQALQSKLAARGHDVGGIDGILGAKTRDAIQLEQQRLGLPADAWPTTGLLNAL, from the coding sequence ATGCGCCGCCTCGCTTTCGCCCTTTCCATGCTCGCAAGCCCTGCTGTGGCGCAAACCTGCGGTGGCCCGCTTCCCGCGTTTCTTGCAGGCGTCAAAGCCGAAGCCGTCGCGAACGGGTTGTCCCCCACCGCCGCCGATGGCGTGCTGAACGGGGCGCGAATTGATCAACGCGTGCTGAACGCGGATCGGTCCCAAGGCGTGTTTCAAAAAGACTTCATCGCGTTTTCCCGTGCTTTGATCAGCCAAAACCGGATCGACAATGGCGTTGCGGCTGCACGACGCAACGCTGCCACCTTTGACCGGATCGAAGCGCAATTCGGCATCCCCCGCGAAGTCATTCTGGCCTTTTGGGCTTTTGAAACCGACTACGGCAGCTTCCAAGGTGATTTTAACACACGCAACGCGCTTGTGACGTTGGCGCATGATTGCCGCCGCCCCGAACTGTTCCGCCCGCAGTTGATCGCAGCGATTGAATTGAACGAACGCGGCAATTTTAACCCCGACACAACAACAGGCGCATGGGCGGGCGAAATCGGCCAAGTCCAAATGCTGCCCGGTGATATCATCGAAAGCGGGTTGGACGGCGACGGAGACGGCAAAATTGATCTGAAAGGATCAGCCGCAGATGCGTTGATGTCCGGCGCAAATGTGCTGTCCGGTTTGGGATGGAAACCTAACCAACCATGGTTGCAAGAAATCCGCGTGCCGGACACGCTGGATTGGGCGCAAACCGGCCTGAAACACCCTAAAACCGTCGCCGAATGGAACGCACTTGGCGTGACTTCCCGCGACGGAACCGCCCCCACGAACCTGACGGCTCGCGTCGTTTTGCCAATGGGGCGCAACGGGCCAGCGTTCTTCGCCTACGACAACTTCGATGTCTATTTCGAATGGAACCAAAGCTTCGTTTACGTCACCACCGCCGCCTATTTCGCGACACGGCTCGCAGGTGGTCCGGTCTACGATGCAGGCAACCCGACACCGGGCCTGTCGGGCGATCAAATGCAAGCGCTACAAAGCAAACTTGCGGCACGCGGGCATGACGTAGGCGGCATCGACGGCATCCTCGGCGCGAAAACTCGCGATGCGATCCAGTTGGAACAACAACGGCTGGGCCTACCCGCGGACGCATGGCCAACCACTGGACTTTTGAACGCACTATGA
- the cbiB gene encoding adenosylcobinamide-phosphate synthase CbiB produces the protein MILDGIFGEPKWLWSRIPHPAVIMGKAVGHIDTTYNTGENRKTKGTISFAALVIGALILGMLITAIPGIWADVILGAMLIAQRSLVEHVAAVGTGLRMSLQQGRRAVAMIVSRDTRDMTISDVTRSAIESGSENFSDGVIAPIFWFAIGGLPALLVYKITNTADSMIGYKTPRHLQFGWAAARFDDLLNWVPARLTALLIWATDRQTPFAKIADDANLHRSPNAGWPEAAMAYKQNVALAGPRSYDGKLTLFPYVNEAGKHTLGPDDIAQTTQTLWAAWWVTLAIALFVAII, from the coding sequence ATGATCCTTGATGGGATCTTTGGCGAACCCAAATGGCTGTGGTCGCGCATCCCGCACCCTGCTGTCATCATGGGAAAGGCCGTCGGCCATATCGACACGACATACAACACAGGCGAAAACCGCAAAACCAAAGGCACGATCAGTTTCGCGGCCTTGGTGATTGGCGCGCTTATCCTGGGCATGCTTATCACCGCCATTCCGGGCATTTGGGCGGACGTCATTCTTGGGGCGATGTTGATTGCACAACGATCCCTTGTCGAACACGTGGCCGCCGTCGGCACTGGCCTGCGCATGTCTTTGCAACAAGGGCGCCGTGCCGTGGCGATGATCGTCAGCCGCGACACCCGCGACATGACCATATCAGACGTCACGCGCAGCGCGATTGAAAGCGGATCCGAGAATTTCAGCGACGGGGTCATCGCCCCGATTTTCTGGTTTGCAATTGGCGGCCTTCCGGCCCTTCTGGTCTACAAGATCACCAATACCGCCGACAGCATGATCGGCTACAAAACACCGCGCCACCTTCAATTCGGCTGGGCAGCGGCGCGTTTCGACGACCTGCTGAACTGGGTGCCTGCCCGCCTGACAGCACTGCTGATCTGGGCGACAGATCGCCAAACACCATTTGCCAAAATCGCCGACGACGCAAACCTGCACAGGTCCCCCAACGCAGGTTGGCCAGAGGCCGCGATGGCCTACAAGCAAAACGTCGCACTGGCTGGCCCACGCAGTTACGACGGCAAACTAACGCTATTCCCCTATGTCAACGAGGCGGGCAAACACACCCTCGGCCCCGACGACATCGCCCAAACCACGCAAACGTTGTGGGCGGCGTGGTGGGTGACGCTCGCCATCGCGCTGTTTGTCGCCATCATCTAA
- a CDS encoding pyridoxal phosphate-dependent class II aminotransferase has protein sequence MIDAPAKRDHGGGLDAAIAQYGGTRAQWLDLSTGINPVPYPIPTLSPDAWTALPDSGAFDLITARARAYWSVPKAAACLATAGASSVIAQLPRLTTAGRVNIPGPTYNEHAAAFQSANWFADPDGANATVAVHPNNPDGRIWQASDITGDLRIIDESFADVIPDQSLIAEAAKPGTVILKSFGKFWGLAGLRLGFAIGDPAIITALKEALGPWQVSGPALQIGAEALADPQWADETRTRLSADANRLDDLLASKGAITLGGTSLFRLYEVDDAKAAQAQLAQSKIWSRTFPYDNTWLRLGLPAPDRWDQLEGAF, from the coding sequence ATGATTGATGCCCCTGCAAAACGCGACCACGGCGGCGGGCTGGATGCGGCAATTGCACAGTACGGCGGCACGCGCGCGCAGTGGCTGGACCTGTCCACGGGTATAAATCCTGTACCCTACCCGATCCCGACGCTGTCGCCTGACGCATGGACAGCCCTGCCTGACAGCGGCGCATTTGACCTGATCACAGCACGCGCCCGCGCCTATTGGTCGGTACCGAAAGCGGCAGCCTGTCTCGCGACGGCAGGCGCATCATCGGTCATTGCGCAATTGCCACGCCTGACAACTGCTGGCCGCGTGAATATCCCTGGCCCCACATACAATGAACATGCAGCCGCGTTTCAATCCGCGAACTGGTTTGCAGATCCGGACGGGGCAAATGCAACCGTCGCCGTGCATCCCAACAACCCTGACGGGCGGATATGGCAGGCGTCGGACATCACCGGCGACCTGCGGATCATCGACGAAAGCTTTGCTGACGTGATCCCCGATCAATCCCTCATCGCAGAGGCCGCCAAACCCGGCACGGTCATCCTGAAAAGCTTTGGCAAATTTTGGGGGCTCGCGGGGCTGCGTCTTGGTTTTGCCATTGGCGATCCGGCGATCATCACGGCCCTAAAAGAAGCCTTAGGTCCATGGCAGGTGTCCGGCCCAGCCTTGCAAATCGGCGCAGAGGCTTTGGCCGATCCCCAATGGGCGGATGAAACCCGCACCCGCCTGTCCGCAGATGCAAACCGCTTGGACGACTTATTGGCAAGCAAAGGCGCGATCACTCTTGGTGGCACAAGCCTGTTCCGCCTGTACGAAGTCGATGACGCAAAAGCCGCCCAAGCCCAACTTGCGCAATCCAAAATCTGGTCCCGGACATTCCCATACGACAACACATGGCTGCGCCTTGGCTTGCCCGCACCGGATCGGTGGGACCAGCTTGAAGGTGCCTTTTGA
- a CDS encoding DUF1636 domain-containing protein, which translates to MTTWITVCDTCKRPEWTEGEDTITDGEQLASLVEAAAAGVPDIKTRRVSCLMGCKHGCNVSIQAHGKLAYTLGDFTPEQDAAEGIVTYATSHAASETGQVPYRTWPQAIKGHFVTRHQPIPTDDTAE; encoded by the coding sequence ATGACAACTTGGATCACGGTTTGCGACACCTGTAAGCGTCCGGAATGGACCGAAGGCGAAGACACAATCACCGACGGAGAACAGCTCGCCAGCCTCGTTGAAGCCGCCGCTGCAGGCGTGCCAGACATCAAAACACGACGTGTTTCCTGCCTGATGGGCTGCAAACACGGCTGCAACGTGTCGATCCAAGCCCACGGAAAACTGGCCTACACCTTGGGCGACTTCACACCGGAACAGGACGCTGCCGAGGGTATTGTGACCTACGCGACATCACACGCGGCATCCGAAACAGGCCAAGTGCCCTACCGCACATGGCCGCAAGCGATCAAAGGGCACTTCGTCACGCGCCACCAACCGATCCCAACCGACGACACCGCAGAATGA
- a CDS encoding glutathione S-transferase family protein, translating into MGQLVDGEWHDVWYDTKKSGGAFVRSTAKFRNWITADGSAGPTGDAGFKAESGRYHLYISNACPWAHRTMVFRTLKDLTDHIDVSVVHPDMLSDGWTFEKDGNGATGDKLFGLPFARDIYLKADPQISGRVTVPILWDKKQNTIVSNESSEIIRMFNSAFNDITGNTADFWPEAQRDAIEEINTRIYDTVNNGVYKSGFATTQDAYDDAVGPLFDSLDWIEGILSENRYLTGDTITEADWRLWTTLIRFDMVYHQHFKCNRKRIIDYPNIWGFTRELYQWPGVKETVNMDHIVRHYHYSHDTINPNRIIPTNPVIDFDAPHGRG; encoded by the coding sequence ATGGGACAACTTGTTGACGGCGAATGGCATGACGTTTGGTACGACACAAAGAAATCCGGCGGGGCATTTGTGCGGTCCACCGCAAAGTTTCGCAATTGGATCACCGCAGACGGGTCTGCGGGACCAACAGGCGACGCAGGCTTCAAAGCCGAAAGCGGGCGCTATCATCTCTATATTTCAAACGCTTGCCCATGGGCGCACCGGACAATGGTGTTTCGCACTTTAAAAGACCTGACCGACCACATCGACGTTTCTGTGGTCCACCCCGACATGCTGTCTGATGGCTGGACGTTCGAAAAAGACGGGAATGGCGCGACAGGCGACAAACTGTTTGGCCTGCCGTTTGCCCGCGACATTTACCTGAAAGCTGATCCGCAAATTTCAGGCCGTGTGACGGTGCCAATCCTGTGGGACAAAAAGCAGAACACAATCGTGTCCAACGAATCGTCCGAAATCATTCGGATGTTCAACAGCGCGTTTAACGACATCACCGGTAACACCGCCGATTTTTGGCCAGAGGCCCAGCGCGACGCGATCGAAGAAATCAACACGCGAATCTATGACACTGTGAACAACGGCGTCTACAAATCCGGCTTCGCGACGACACAAGACGCATACGACGACGCAGTAGGCCCGCTGTTCGACAGTCTCGACTGGATCGAAGGTATCCTGTCCGAAAACCGCTACCTGACCGGCGACACGATCACCGAAGCAGACTGGCGGCTTTGGACGACCCTGATCCGGTTCGACATGGTCTATCACCAACACTTCAAATGTAACCGCAAACGGATCATCGATTACCCGAATATTTGGGGGTTCACGCGCGAACTATATCAATGGCCGGGCGTGAAAGAGACGGTGAACATGGACCACATCGTGCGCCACTATCACTACAGCCACGACACAATTAATCCGAACCGGATTATTCCGACCAATCCTGTGATTGATTTTGATGCGCCACACGGGCGCGGGTGA
- a CDS encoding sirohydrochlorin chelatase — translation MICGHGSRSQSAVDEFATLADKLPALLPDDWMTDYGYLEFANPVIRDGLDKLREAGCDRVLAVPGMLFAAMHAKNDIPTVLNTYAAKHGITVSYGRELGVDPKMIAAAAGRIREAVDQANADLGELPLEETCLVVIGRGASDPDANGNVAKIARMVAEGMGFGWHEVGFSGVTFPLVEPCLQHVTRLGYKRVIVFPYFLFSGILIDRIYGFTDQVAAEYPDIDFVKAGYLGDHPQVLATFAERIIEQVGDNPPPNCGTCQYRTQVLEVGGGDVRKITPEQREQLSGGDHPAFAAVPPPTCVLCKYRTGVVGFEGEVGAVQESHHHHVEGQGANAPGSNVADCALCDTFCTGMCRLVEADHHHHHHDHGHGHDHHHHDHDHHHHAEYPHAKHPHGPESARKSKS, via the coding sequence ATGATTTGCGGCCACGGGTCGCGCAGCCAATCTGCGGTCGATGAATTTGCGACCTTGGCGGATAAACTGCCTGCGTTGTTGCCCGACGATTGGATGACCGACTACGGCTATCTGGAATTCGCAAACCCTGTGATCCGCGACGGTTTGGATAAGCTGCGCGAAGCAGGTTGCGATCGCGTGCTGGCCGTGCCGGGCATGCTGTTTGCGGCGATGCATGCAAAGAATGACATCCCGACTGTTTTGAATACCTACGCGGCGAAGCACGGCATCACCGTGTCTTATGGACGTGAATTGGGTGTTGATCCCAAGATGATCGCGGCTGCCGCTGGTCGTATTCGCGAAGCTGTTGATCAAGCGAATGCCGATTTGGGCGAATTGCCGTTGGAAGAGACCTGTTTGGTCGTGATTGGCCGTGGTGCGTCTGATCCGGATGCGAACGGCAACGTCGCCAAGATTGCCCGCATGGTTGCCGAAGGCATGGGTTTTGGCTGGCACGAGGTCGGGTTTTCCGGCGTGACCTTCCCGCTGGTCGAGCCGTGTTTGCAGCATGTGACGCGGCTTGGGTACAAGCGCGTCATTGTGTTCCCGTATTTCTTATTCTCGGGCATTTTGATCGACCGGATTTATGGATTTACGGATCAGGTTGCCGCCGAATATCCCGACATTGATTTTGTGAAAGCCGGTTATCTTGGGGATCATCCGCAGGTGCTGGCGACGTTTGCAGAGCGGATCATCGAGCAGGTTGGTGACAACCCGCCGCCAAATTGCGGGACATGTCAGTATCGGACGCAGGTGCTTGAGGTTGGCGGCGGTGACGTGCGCAAGATTACGCCTGAACAGCGCGAACAATTGTCGGGTGGCGATCATCCTGCTTTTGCTGCCGTGCCGCCCCCGACCTGTGTGCTGTGTAAGTACCGCACGGGCGTCGTCGGGTTTGAAGGCGAAGTCGGGGCTGTTCAAGAAAGCCACCACCATCATGTTGAGGGCCAAGGGGCAAATGCGCCGGGGTCGAATGTCGCGGATTGTGCGCTGTGCGATACATTCTGTACGGGGATGTGCCGACTGGTTGAGGCGGATCACCATCATCATCATCACGACCATGGGCATGGCCACGATCATCATCACCATGATCACGACCATCACCACCACGCAGAATACCCCCATGCGAAACATCCGCACGGGCCGGAAAGCGCGCGGAAATCGAAATCCTGA
- a CDS encoding precorrin-8X methylmutase: MRPYEKDPSAIYAASFATVRREAKLDRFAPAMQPVVTRLIHSCGMVEIADRLAFSPDAAVRGHDALKAGKPVLCDCEMVGAGIIRRYLPADNDVIVTLNDPSVPDRAKDIGNTRSAAAVELWADHLDGAVVAIGNAPTALFHLLELIDAGAPKPAVILGFPVGFIGAAESKAELAADPRGCGFIALRGRKGGSAMASAAVNALAAGLPEDKV, encoded by the coding sequence GTGCGACCGTATGAAAAAGATCCCAGTGCTATTTATGCGGCCAGCTTTGCGACCGTGCGGCGCGAGGCAAAGCTCGATCGCTTTGCCCCTGCAATGCAGCCTGTTGTCACGCGGTTGATCCATAGCTGCGGCATGGTGGAGATTGCGGATCGTTTGGCGTTTTCGCCTGATGCCGCGGTTCGAGGTCATGACGCATTGAAAGCAGGCAAGCCTGTGTTGTGTGACTGCGAAATGGTTGGTGCAGGGATTATTCGTCGGTATTTGCCTGCGGATAACGATGTGATTGTGACGTTGAATGATCCGTCTGTGCCGGATCGTGCGAAGGATATCGGGAATACGCGTTCTGCTGCCGCGGTTGAACTGTGGGCTGATCATCTGGACGGGGCTGTTGTGGCGATTGGCAACGCGCCGACTGCGCTGTTCCATCTGCTTGAGTTGATTGATGCGGGGGCGCCGAAACCTGCGGTGATCCTTGGGTTTCCTGTAGGGTTTATTGGCGCTGCCGAAAGCAAGGCAGAGCTTGCCGCTGATCCGCGCGGGTGTGGTTTCATTGCGCTGCGTGGACGAAAGGGTGGATCGGCGATGGCGTCCGCTGCTGTCAATGCGCTGGCTGCTGGTCTGCCGGAGGACAAAGTATGA
- the cbiE gene encoding precorrin-6y C5,15-methyltransferase (decarboxylating) subunit CbiE, whose amino-acid sequence MTTTPWLHVVGIGEDGLDGLVPATRAVVEAAEVILGGERHHALAEAVQAERIAWPTPFDAMIETIEGLRGKRAVILVTGDPLWFSVGARIGRAIDPAEIVYHPQLSAFQLASARMGWSLPDVETLTVHGRPVEQMIAFIQPDARLLVLTTGAQTPAQIAAFLTERGFGQSKLTVLAAMGGKDELRFDGVAESWDHQVPAFNTLAVECIAAPDAALLPRVPGLADSLFQSDGTMTKQEIRAATVAKLMPMRGALLWDIGCGCGSVAIEWMRAARYARAVGIEPRADRRAMAGANALALGTPKLELVDGSVPAALDGLAAPDAIFIGGGLSRATFDAAWAALRPLGRLVANAVTLESEAELIALHRDFGGDLVKLMVHRAEPVGRLTGWRPGMPVTQLSLVKR is encoded by the coding sequence ATGACGACAACGCCTTGGTTGCATGTTGTGGGGATTGGCGAAGACGGACTTGATGGTCTTGTGCCTGCGACCCGTGCGGTTGTGGAAGCGGCTGAAGTGATCCTTGGCGGAGAGCGGCATCACGCGTTGGCCGAGGCGGTGCAGGCCGAACGGATCGCGTGGCCGACGCCCTTTGATGCGATGATCGAAACGATTGAGGGGCTGCGGGGCAAGCGTGCCGTGATCCTCGTCACTGGCGATCCGCTGTGGTTTTCTGTGGGAGCGCGAATTGGGCGCGCGATTGATCCGGCGGAGATTGTCTATCACCCGCAACTGTCCGCATTCCAGCTGGCGTCTGCCCGCATGGGGTGGTCGTTGCCGGATGTTGAGACGTTGACCGTGCATGGCCGTCCTGTGGAGCAGATGATTGCCTTCATCCAGCCGGATGCACGGTTGTTGGTGCTGACGACGGGGGCGCAAACGCCGGCGCAGATCGCGGCATTTTTGACCGAACGTGGCTTTGGGCAGTCGAAGCTGACGGTGTTAGCTGCGATGGGCGGTAAAGACGAGTTGCGTTTTGATGGTGTGGCCGAAAGCTGGGATCACCAGGTGCCTGCGTTTAACACGCTCGCAGTTGAATGTATCGCGGCCCCTGATGCGGCGTTGCTGCCGCGTGTGCCGGGATTGGCGGATAGTTTGTTTCAGTCCGATGGGACGATGACGAAACAGGAAATTCGTGCGGCCACTGTGGCCAAGCTGATGCCGATGCGCGGGGCGCTGTTGTGGGATATCGGCTGCGGCTGCGGATCCGTTGCGATCGAATGGATGCGTGCGGCGCGGTATGCGCGTGCTGTCGGGATTGAACCGCGTGCTGATCGGCGTGCGATGGCGGGTGCGAATGCGCTGGCGCTGGGCACCCCGAAGTTAGAATTGGTGGACGGGTCCGTGCCTGCCGCGTTGGACGGGCTTGCGGCGCCTGATGCGATTTTCATTGGTGGCGGGTTGAGCCGTGCGACGTTTGATGCTGCTTGGGCGGCTTTGCGTCCTTTGGGCCGGCTGGTGGCGAATGCTGTGACCTTGGAAAGCGAGGCGGAGTTGATCGCGCTGCACCGTGATTTTGGCGGTGATTTGGTGAAGCTTATGGTGCACCGTGCCGAACCTGTGGGTCGGTTGACGGGGTGGCGCCCGGGGATGCCTGTGACCCAGTTGAGTTTGGTGAAACGATGA
- the cobI gene encoding precorrin-2 C(20)-methyltransferase, whose amino-acid sequence MTGDARASTTPLPPSRGTLYGVGLGPGAPDLMTLRAARLIEAADIVAYPTLAGGESFARSIAADLIKSDAVEIVMDVPMSVERQPAQDAYDAGAAAIAEALEAGRDVVCLCEGDPFFYGSFMYIFARLADRFDVQVVPGVTSVTACAASARMPLAARNERLTVLPGPLPEDELRDRIAGAESVVIMKVGRHLVKIRGVIDALGLMDGAVYVERATLPTQIVLPLADAPEKAPYFSMILLTKGADPWL is encoded by the coding sequence ATGACTGGAGACGCGCGTGCGAGCACGACGCCCCTCCCGCCATCCCGTGGTACTTTGTATGGTGTTGGCTTGGGGCCAGGTGCGCCGGATTTGATGACTTTGCGGGCTGCGCGCTTGATTGAGGCTGCTGACATCGTGGCCTATCCGACGTTGGCGGGTGGCGAGAGTTTTGCACGGTCGATCGCGGCCGATTTGATCAAATCGGATGCCGTGGAGATCGTGATGGATGTTCCAATGTCTGTGGAACGCCAGCCTGCGCAAGATGCTTATGATGCGGGTGCTGCCGCGATTGCGGAGGCTTTGGAGGCTGGCCGTGATGTGGTGTGCCTGTGCGAAGGTGATCCGTTTTTCTACGGGTCGTTCATGTATATTTTCGCGCGTCTCGCCGATCGGTTTGACGTGCAGGTTGTGCCGGGCGTGACGTCTGTGACGGCCTGTGCTGCGTCAGCGCGGATGCCGTTGGCTGCGCGTAATGAACGGCTGACTGTGCTGCCGGGTCCGTTGCCTGAGGACGAGTTGCGTGACCGGATCGCGGGCGCTGAGAGCGTTGTGATTATGAAGGTCGGCCGTCATTTGGTGAAGATCAGAGGCGTGATTGACGCGCTGGGCCTGATGGACGGCGCTGTTTATGTGGAACGTGCGACTTTGCCTACACAGATCGTGCTGCCGCTGGCGGATGCCCCTGAAAAGGCACCTTACTTTTCGATGATATTACTGACTAAAGGGGCCGATCCATGGCTGTGA